One segment of Metallosphaera cuprina Ar-4 DNA contains the following:
- a CDS encoding rubrerythrin family protein has protein sequence MKSLKGTKTEENFKHGFMGEAMANRRYLYFAKKADEEGYPELANLLRSIAEGETAHAFGHLDFIRQGGSVDPATDKPIGTIEQMLESAIAGETYEWTQMYPGFAKTAREEGFDEAGEWFETLARAEKSHAEKFTNALKMIKGS, from the coding sequence ATGAAGAGCTTAAAAGGAACAAAAACGGAGGAGAACTTCAAGCATGGCTTCATGGGTGAAGCCATGGCTAACAGGAGATACTTATACTTCGCGAAAAAGGCCGACGAGGAGGGATATCCAGAATTAGCTAATCTTTTAAGAAGTATAGCAGAAGGAGAGACTGCTCACGCCTTCGGACACTTAGACTTCATTAGGCAAGGAGGTTCGGTCGACCCAGCTACGGACAAACCGATAGGAACTATTGAGCAAATGTTAGAATCCGCTATTGCAGGAGAGACTTATGAATGGACACAAATGTATCCAGGCTTTGCAAAGACGGCTAGAGAAGAGGGATTTGACGAGGCAGGTGAGTGGTTCGAGACGTTAGCTAGGGCTGAGAAAAGCCACGCTGAGAAGTTCACCAACGCGCTCAAGATGATTAAAGGGAGTTAA
- a CDS encoding heterodisulfide reductase-related iron-sulfur binding cluster, producing the protein MFTLNKENPLFFDSEKLQSEFIRQASVCHGCRLCFNYCPAFPKMFEYTDKKGPAKLVLEDLFDIASDCFHCNMCFVNCPYTPPHEFNMDFPHLMSWAWLYYKSKKGLSLRDRLFEMLDSASLVRPIAKKFLDNGKELMGISKEAPSLRIDDRGFLKEVKPREIKDPVAKVVLFHTCLVENFYPEIGKDVVEVFNKLNIEVRTDNFSCCGAPMLDVGDAERLKKTAERNYNILKKYVEMGYDVVSPIPTCTLMLTKEYQYILDKEQIKVYDVMEYLMKLKKEGKVNWSGEMEKKVFYHPPCHLKYLKVGVPGVQAMRSLRLNVEISNMGCSGIDGGWGLRNYDKAKVVGAKMMDAFAHKDAEIFATECPLAGLQIEKASGKKPVHPISLLKEAIKNDPSK; encoded by the coding sequence TTGTTTACATTAAATAAGGAAAATCCACTTTTTTTTGATTCAGAAAAATTGCAATCTGAGTTCATTAGACAAGCTTCAGTTTGTCACGGTTGTAGATTATGTTTCAATTATTGTCCTGCATTTCCTAAAATGTTTGAGTACACTGATAAGAAGGGGCCAGCTAAGTTAGTCCTTGAGGATCTATTCGACATAGCCTCAGACTGTTTCCATTGCAACATGTGTTTCGTCAACTGTCCCTACACTCCTCCACACGAGTTTAACATGGACTTCCCTCATCTGATGTCCTGGGCGTGGCTCTACTATAAGAGCAAGAAAGGTCTCTCCTTAAGGGATAGACTGTTTGAGATGCTTGATAGCGCATCCCTTGTGAGACCCATAGCTAAGAAGTTCCTAGACAACGGAAAGGAACTCATGGGGATCAGCAAGGAAGCCCCATCTCTTAGAATAGATGATAGAGGTTTCCTTAAGGAAGTTAAACCTCGTGAGATAAAGGATCCAGTTGCAAAGGTTGTCCTTTTCCACACTTGCCTAGTTGAAAACTTCTACCCTGAGATAGGTAAGGATGTAGTTGAAGTTTTCAATAAACTCAACATTGAGGTCAGAACTGATAACTTTTCCTGTTGCGGAGCTCCAATGTTAGATGTAGGAGATGCTGAGAGACTCAAGAAGACCGCAGAGAGGAATTACAACATACTTAAGAAGTACGTAGAGATGGGATATGACGTAGTATCACCCATCCCCACCTGTACTCTAATGCTTACAAAGGAATATCAATACATCTTGGATAAGGAACAGATAAAGGTCTATGACGTAATGGAATACCTTATGAAACTTAAGAAAGAGGGGAAGGTTAACTGGAGCGGGGAGATGGAGAAGAAGGTCTTCTATCATCCTCCCTGTCATCTAAAATACCTTAAGGTAGGAGTACCTGGCGTCCAGGCTATGAGGAGCCTAAGACTCAACGTGGAGATATCAAACATGGGATGCTCTGGAATAGATGGAGGTTGGGGACTAAGGAATTACGATAAGGCTAAGGTCGTGGGAGCCAAGATGATGGATGCGTTCGCCCACAAAGACGCAGAGATATTTGCTACCGAGTGTCCACTCGCTGGTCTTCAGATAGAGAAAGCGTCAGGTAAGAAGCCTGTTCACCCTATTTCGCTCTTGAAAGAGGCGATTAAAAATGATCCAAGTAAGTGA